The DNA sequence GGAGCTTGGGCTAGGTCTGGAACTGGAGCACGGTTTGCGGCAGTTTTGGCGCCGCCTGCAAAGAGACAACTTTCTGGCCGGGAGGTCTTGAGCGGGGGAGGAGAGGTTGCCTTCTAAATCAGCCTCTCCTTGCTGGTAGGTCAATCAATAAAGACCACCAGCTTTTGGCGCAATTCCGGCGGTAGGGGGACCGGTTTTCCGGAAAAATCGATGCTAATGGTGGTCAACCGGACTTCTGTGGCCAACTTCCTGGTAGCGGTCAGGAAGAGTTGCTGCTGAAACTGCACGCCGCGGCTTTTGAGCGACGGAATAACGGTAATAATGTCGATCTGATCATCATACCGGACTGGTTGGCGATAGCGGCAATGGGCTTCAACGACTGCCAGGTGTATCTGGCGAGCGACCAACTCGGGGTAGCCAAAACCTAGATCCCGCAGGAGCTGTTCTCGGGCCAGTTCGAAAAGGTGAAAATAATTTCCGTGATACACGGCCTGGCCCATGTCAACTTCAAATAATGGAATTCGATATGAAAATCGATGTCCTTTTCCCGCCATATCTCACACGCAGCGCCTAGTCGGGGGGCAGAAAAAAGCAGAGCGAGAGGGTTACCGCCTCCCGCCAGAAGTGATTCACCATTCTGCTTATTGTGCCGCGGCCTTGGCTTTTTTGGTCCTCTTGATCTTTTCCGGACGTCCTAGCAGTTCGATGACCGAAATGGGGGCTGCGTCTCCCAATCGCAATCCTTTGGGTATGATGCGGGTATAACCACCGGACCGTTCCACATAGCGTTCCCGCAGTTCACTGAAAAGTTTGAACACCACGTCCTTGGATCGGACTACGGCCAGGGCCTGGCGGCGGGCATGGAGATCATTCTTTTTGGCCAGAGTGATCATCTGTTCCGCCAGTTGGCGCAATTCCTTGGCCTTGGCGGCGGTAGTCTCCAAACGTTCATGTTCGAGCAGCGAAGTGACCAGGTTGCGCATCATCGCTAAACGGTGTTCTTTGGTCCGGGAAAGTTGTCTCCCAGCTCTGCGGTGCCTCATGACAAACCTTCCTTTCCTTCCGGGACGCCTTCCCGGGGGGGAAAATTTTCCAATTTCATGCCCAGGTTGAGTCCCATTTCCGATAAAATTTCCTTGATTTCATTGAGGGATTTACGGCCGAAGTTCTTGGTTTTCAGCATCTCGGCTTCGCTCTTTTGCACTAATTCGCCGATAAAACGGATATTGGCATTTTTCAGACAGTTGGCGGAACGTACCGAAAGCTCCAGTTCGTTGACCGGTCGAAAGAGATTTTCGTTGAGTCGGCTGATTTCGGTGGCCGGTTTTTCCTCTGTTTCCTCACAAGGTTCTTCAAAGTTGATAAAGATAGTAAGCTGTTCTTTAAGAATCTTGGCGGCGAGGGCCACGGCGTCTTCGGGGCTGACGCTGCCATCGGTCCAGACCTCCAGAGTCAATTTGTCATAATCCGTCTGTTGACCGACGCGTGCCTGCGTCACGATATGGTTGACCTTACGGATAGGGGAAAAGATGGCATCGACAGGGATGGTGCCGATAGACTGTCCCTCTTGCTTATTTTCTTCGGCCGGTCGGTAGCCTTTGCCGGATTTGACCGTGGCCTCAATAAATAATTCGCCGTCTCGAGCCAACGTGGCAATATGGCTGTCGGGGTTTAAAATCTCAATGGTGCCGTCGGTCTTGAAAGCGCCGGCTGTAACTTCCCCTTCTTCCCTGGCCTCGAGGTAAATAACTTTCTCTTCTTGAGAGTGCATCTTAAAGCGGACTGCTTTAAGATTCAAAATAACCTCGGTGACGTCTTCAATAACCCCGGGTATGGGAGAAAATTCGTGATGAATCCCCTTGATCTTTACCGAGGTGATTGCAGTGCCCCTGAGTGAGGAAAGCAAGACGCGGCGCAGGGCATTGCCCAAGGTAGCCCCAAACCCTCGTTCTAGGGGTTCACAGGTAAACTTCCCGTAAAAACGGTTATGTGTATCGGGATCGATCTCTAGCTTTTTTGGTCTAATCAAGTCGGTCCAGTTCTTGTGCATTCGCTCTCCTCGGCACAAAAACCATGTTCTGGTTTTTAGCTTCTCCTGAACATCGTGGTGTTGTGAAAGGTTCGTTTTAAAAAGGAGGGTTCTCCTGGCGGAGAGGCGCGAAACCAAAACGAATTATTTTGAATATAACTCGACGATAAGATGTTCCTGAATCGGCATCGTGACGTCCTCTCGCGATGGCATCAAACGAATAATGCCGCGGAAATTTTCTGTATCGACTTCTAACCATTGGGGAATTCCCCGCCGGGCGACTGCTCCCAGGGCTTCGGCGATCTGCAGAATTTTACGACTTTTCTCTTTTAACTCAATAGTATCACCAACATTGACCAGGTACGAGGGGATGTTGATTTTTTTGCCATTGACCAGAAAATGGTTGTGGCGTACTAGT is a window from the Desulfobacca acetoxidans DSM 11109 genome containing:
- a CDS encoding DNA-directed RNA polymerase subunit alpha, which gives rise to MHKNWTDLIRPKKLEIDPDTHNRFYGKFTCEPLERGFGATLGNALRRVLLSSLRGTAITSVKIKGIHHEFSPIPGVIEDVTEVILNLKAVRFKMHSQEEKVIYLEAREEGEVTAGAFKTDGTIEILNPDSHIATLARDGELFIEATVKSGKGYRPAEENKQEGQSIGTIPVDAIFSPIRKVNHIVTQARVGQQTDYDKLTLEVWTDGSVSPEDAVALAAKILKEQLTIFINFEEPCEETEEKPATEISRLNENLFRPVNELELSVRSANCLKNANIRFIGELVQKSEAEMLKTKNFGRKSLNEIKEILSEMGLNLGMKLENFPPREGVPEGKEGLS
- a CDS encoding acyl-CoA thioesterase; the protein is MAGKGHRFSYRIPLFEVDMGQAVYHGNYFHLFELAREQLLRDLGFGYPELVARQIHLAVVEAHCRYRQPVRYDDQIDIITVIPSLKSRGVQFQQQLFLTATRKLATEVRLTTISIDFSGKPVPLPPELRQKLVVFID